The following are from one region of the Phormidium sp. PBR-2020 genome:
- the bioD gene encoding dethiobiotin synthase — MTTLAIAGTDTDTGKTILTGALLAYCQQYLPQLSVGLMKPIQSGVGDREWFQERFELNQSPQSLNPQFFNAPLAPPLAAEQEGREIDLAPVWRELQGLRNSRDLLLVEFLGGLGSPVTWELTVADLARDWRLPTLLVVPVKLGAIAQAVANVALARQMKVHLLGIVLNCVEPRSPEEIAQWTPQDLIESLTQLPVLGCIPHLSDSGDSQKLAAVAASLDLETILGPLSRQVA, encoded by the coding sequence ATGACAACCTTGGCCATCGCCGGAACCGATACCGATACGGGCAAAACGATCCTCACTGGGGCCCTATTGGCCTATTGTCAGCAGTATCTCCCCCAGCTATCCGTGGGGTTGATGAAGCCAATTCAGTCGGGGGTGGGCGATCGCGAGTGGTTTCAAGAGCGATTTGAGCTGAATCAATCCCCCCAATCCCTTAATCCTCAGTTTTTCAACGCTCCCCTGGCCCCTCCCCTGGCGGCGGAACAAGAAGGACGTGAGATTGATTTAGCCCCAGTCTGGCGGGAACTGCAAGGATTACGCAACAGCCGCGATTTGCTCTTAGTGGAGTTTCTCGGGGGGTTAGGCTCACCCGTCACCTGGGAGTTAACGGTGGCAGATTTGGCACGGGATTGGCGACTCCCTACCCTCTTAGTGGTACCCGTGAAACTGGGGGCGATCGCCCAAGCGGTGGCCAATGTAGCCCTGGCCCGTCAGATGAAGGTACATCTGTTAGGGATTGTCCTCAATTGCGTTGAACCCCGTTCCCCCGAAGAGATTGCCCAATGGACTCCCCAGGATTTAATCGAATCTCTAACCCAGTTACCGGTGTTAGGCTGCATCCCCCATCTGTCGGATAGTGGGGATAGCCAAAAACTGGCAGCCGTCGCCGCCAGTTTAGACTTAGAGACTATCTTGGGTCCGTTATCGAGACAGGTGGCTTAG